The Prevotella sp. oral taxon 299 str. F0039 genome has a segment encoding these proteins:
- a CDS encoding OmpH family outer membrane protein, translated as MKKILLSLTLLVMAISASAQKFALIDMEYILKNVPAYERANEQLNQVSKKWQAEVEALNTEAATMYKNYQNEVVFLSEEQKKTKQDAIMKKEKEASELKRKYFGPEGELFKKRTALIAPLQEEIYNVVKDISELRGYSLVLDRASDTGIIFASPKIDISNEVLQKLGY; from the coding sequence ATGAAAAAAATATTGTTATCACTTACATTGCTTGTTATGGCAATTAGTGCTTCAGCACAGAAGTTTGCGCTCATCGATATGGAGTATATTTTGAAGAATGTGCCAGCTTATGAGCGTGCAAACGAGCAACTAAATCAAGTGAGTAAAAAGTGGCAAGCAGAGGTAGAAGCATTGAATACTGAAGCAGCAACAATGTATAAGAATTATCAAAACGAAGTCGTTTTCTTGTCGGAAGAGCAAAAAAAGACAAAGCAAGATGCGATAATGAAGAAAGAGAAAGAAGCTTCTGAATTAAAACGAAAATACTTTGGACCAGAAGGAGAGCTCTTTAAGAAACGCACTGCGCTTATTGCTCCATTACAAGAAGAAATATATAATGTAGTGAAAGATATTTCAGAGCTAAGAGGATACAGTCTTGTTCTCGATCGAGCATCAGATACAGGCATTATATTTGCGTCGCCAAAGATAGACATTAGCAATGAGGTGCTACAAAAGTTAGGTTACTAA
- a CDS encoding outer membrane protein assembly factor yields the protein MTNIRKVILSVLTSVLVVARAMGQDVVVNPEINYAGAPRTLEIGGLVTSGVEGYEDYMLTGISGLSLGQTISVPGTEITDAIKRYWKHGLFSNVSISADSIVGNKIFLHIHLQTRPRVSLINYYGLKKSEREDMEAKLGLLKGAQITPNMIDRAKILAKRYFDDKGFKNAEVVIAQHDDLSNKNQVILDISVDKKEKMKVHQIILEGNKEVSTKRIKGGLLSKGAFAKTHEAGKLSSFLKAKKYTPERWEKDKQNLISLYNEKGYKDAYIVEDSVWNYDSKHVDIAIKVNEGKKYYLRNISWVGNSIYSTYQLEAKLGFKKGDIYNQKLLNKRLTEDEDAVGNLYWNSGYIFYNLQPTEINIVGDSVDLEMRIIEGPQAYVNHVRINGNDRLYENVVRRELRTKPGDLFSKEALMRSARELSSMGHFDPEKVSPDVKPDAENGTVDINWNLQQKSSDQVEFSLGWGQTGVIGRVGLKLNNFSMRNLFNKNREHRGLLPIGDGEQLALGAQTNGRYYQSYNASYSTNWLGGKRPVQFSVSTYFSKQTDIASNQFNRSYADNYYNYLYGSSVYGRNSYESFYDPDKYITLFGVSLGWGRRLRWPDDYFMLSAQLSYTRYSLKNWRYFLMSNGNANNLNFNLSLSRTSTDNQLFPRRGSEFTASVSITPPWSSIFKKDYKNLAMNYNSKTYEQEQQEKYRWVEYHKWKFKSKTYTALTSGSKCFVLMTRVEFGILGSFNKYNKSPFETFEVGGDGMSGYASNYATETVGLRGYENGSLTPVAVDNNRTRSGAYAYNRLTLELRYPFMLGNTTIYGLGFVEGGNAWYDAKNFNPFNVKRSAGLGVRIFLPMVGLMGIDYAYGFDKDTTGKKGGGQFHFILGQEF from the coding sequence ATGACTAATATAAGAAAAGTAATATTATCGGTACTGACATCAGTCCTTGTTGTTGCACGAGCAATGGGGCAAGATGTTGTAGTTAATCCCGAAATTAATTATGCTGGAGCTCCTAGAACACTTGAAATAGGTGGTTTAGTCACCTCGGGTGTTGAAGGTTATGAGGACTATATGCTTACAGGTATATCGGGTTTGTCATTGGGACAGACTATTTCTGTGCCAGGAACAGAGATTACCGATGCTATAAAAAGATATTGGAAACATGGTCTTTTCTCAAATGTTTCTATCTCTGCAGATTCAATTGTAGGGAATAAAATATTTCTTCATATTCATCTTCAAACACGACCTAGGGTCTCATTGATTAACTATTATGGCTTGAAAAAGTCAGAACGAGAAGATATGGAGGCAAAATTAGGTCTTCTAAAGGGCGCACAGATCACCCCAAACATGATAGATCGTGCCAAAATATTAGCAAAACGCTATTTTGATGATAAGGGATTTAAAAATGCTGAGGTTGTAATTGCACAGCACGACGACCTTTCTAATAAGAATCAAGTGATACTTGACATCTCTGTAGATAAGAAAGAGAAAATGAAAGTACACCAAATTATATTAGAAGGAAATAAAGAAGTAAGTACAAAGCGCATTAAAGGTGGATTATTGAGCAAAGGTGCTTTTGCTAAAACTCATGAAGCAGGTAAGCTATCTTCATTCCTAAAGGCTAAGAAATATACCCCAGAAAGATGGGAAAAAGATAAACAAAACCTTATATCTCTATACAATGAGAAAGGTTATAAGGATGCTTATATTGTGGAAGATAGTGTTTGGAACTATGATTCTAAGCATGTTGACATCGCAATAAAGGTGAATGAAGGTAAGAAATATTATCTTCGTAACATCTCATGGGTGGGTAACTCGATTTATTCTACTTATCAACTCGAGGCGAAATTAGGTTTCAAAAAAGGCGATATATATAACCAAAAGCTCCTCAATAAACGTCTTACAGAAGACGAAGATGCTGTGGGTAACCTCTATTGGAACTCTGGTTATATCTTCTATAACCTTCAACCCACAGAGATAAACATTGTAGGTGATAGCGTAGACCTCGAAATGCGTATCATAGAAGGTCCCCAAGCATATGTCAATCATGTAAGAATTAATGGAAATGATCGTTTATATGAGAATGTAGTTCGTCGTGAATTGCGTACAAAACCAGGCGACCTTTTCTCTAAAGAAGCATTGATGCGTTCTGCAAGAGAATTGTCATCAATGGGGCATTTTGATCCTGAAAAGGTCTCACCAGATGTTAAACCAGACGCAGAAAATGGTACTGTAGACATCAATTGGAATCTACAACAGAAGTCAAGCGATCAAGTTGAGTTCTCATTAGGATGGGGTCAAACAGGTGTTATTGGTAGAGTAGGTCTTAAACTCAATAACTTCTCTATGCGTAACCTCTTTAATAAGAACAGAGAACATCGTGGTTTGCTTCCTATCGGTGATGGAGAACAATTGGCTTTAGGTGCTCAAACAAATGGTAGATACTATCAATCGTATAATGCAAGTTATTCAACAAACTGGCTTGGAGGTAAACGTCCAGTTCAATTTAGCGTGAGTACATACTTCTCTAAGCAAACAGATATCGCAAGTAATCAATTTAATAGAAGTTATGCCGATAACTATTACAACTATTTATATGGTTCTTCGGTTTACGGACGCAACTCTTATGAGAGTTTTTATGACCCAGATAAGTATATAACTCTATTCGGCGTGTCACTTGGTTGGGGTCGTCGTTTGCGTTGGCCTGACGACTATTTCATGCTATCTGCACAATTATCATATACTCGTTACTCATTAAAGAACTGGCGATACTTCTTAATGAGTAACGGAAATGCAAATAATTTGAATTTCAACTTGTCGTTAAGTCGTACATCAACAGATAACCAATTGTTCCCAAGACGTGGTTCAGAATTTACCGCTTCGGTATCAATTACACCACCATGGTCATCTATTTTCAAGAAAGATTATAAGAATCTTGCAATGAACTATAACTCTAAAACATACGAACAAGAACAACAAGAGAAGTATAGATGGGTGGAATATCATAAGTGGAAGTTTAAGAGTAAGACCTATACAGCCCTTACAAGTGGTTCAAAATGTTTCGTATTGATGACAAGAGTTGAGTTTGGTATCCTCGGAAGCTTCAATAAATACAATAAATCTCCATTTGAAACATTCGAAGTTGGAGGTGATGGTATGAGTGGATATGCAAGCAATTATGCTACAGAAACCGTGGGATTGCGTGGTTATGAGAATGGATCACTAACCCCAGTAGCAGTAGATAACAACCGAACTCGTAGTGGTGCGTATGCATATAATCGTTTAACACTTGAACTTCGCTATCCTTTTATGTTAGGAAACACCACTATTTATGGTTTAGGATTTGTTGAAGGAGGTAACGCTTGGTATGATGCTAAGAACTTTAATCCATTCAATGTGAAACGTTCTGCAGGTCTTGGAGTTCGTATTTTCTTACCAATGGTGGGCTTAATGGGTATTGATTACGCTTATGGTTTTGACAAAGACACTACTGGAAAGAAAGGTGGTGGACAGTTCCACTTCATCTTAGGACAGGAATTCTAA
- the murI gene encoding glutamate racemase: MKNEQNNIAGPIGVFDSGYGGLTILEAFRKELPQYNYIYLGDNARAPYGSRSFDVVYEFTRQAVMKLFELGCRLIILGCNTASAKALRTIQRHDLPQMDNSLRRVLGIIHPTVEVIGDLTHTNHVGILATEGTIKSNSYALEINKLHPDITVTGVSCPLWVPIIENNEADGEGADYFVKKRIDTIMSLDSQIDTLILGCTHYPLLLPKIKKYTPKGVQVVAQGQYVAKSLANYLQRHSDIEQLCIKQGVTQYYTTENAERFKESAKIFLHEDISVQHIDLE; encoded by the coding sequence ATGAAAAACGAGCAAAACAATATTGCTGGACCTATAGGAGTGTTCGACTCAGGCTATGGAGGTTTAACCATTCTAGAGGCCTTTCGCAAAGAACTTCCTCAATATAACTACATTTATTTGGGTGATAATGCACGGGCACCTTATGGTTCTCGCTCGTTTGATGTGGTGTATGAGTTCACCAGACAGGCTGTGATGAAACTCTTTGAGCTGGGTTGTCGTCTTATCATTCTTGGTTGTAACACCGCTTCTGCCAAGGCTTTAAGAACCATACAACGACACGATTTGCCACAGATGGATAATTCATTGCGTCGTGTTTTGGGTATCATTCACCCCACCGTAGAAGTCATTGGAGACCTAACCCACACCAATCATGTGGGTATTCTGGCAACCGAAGGAACCATCAAGAGCAATAGTTATGCTTTAGAAATCAACAAACTACATCCCGATATCACTGTAACTGGTGTGTCATGTCCGCTTTGGGTGCCTATAATAGAGAACAATGAGGCAGACGGAGAGGGCGCAGATTACTTCGTAAAGAAGCGCATCGACACAATTATGTCGCTTGATAGCCAGATAGATACATTGATATTAGGTTGCACTCACTATCCACTTCTTTTACCAAAGATAAAAAAATACACTCCCAAGGGAGTACAAGTGGTTGCACAAGGGCAATATGTTGCTAAAAGTTTAGCCAACTATTTGCAGCGACATTCCGACATAGAGCAACTTTGTATCAAGCAAGGTGTCACCCAATACTATACCACCGAGAATGCAGAACGATTTAAAGAAAGTGCCAAAATCTTTCTACACGAAGACATATCGGTGCAGCATATCGATTTAGAATAA
- a CDS encoding FtsX-like permease family protein — MNLPFFIARRYLFSKKSTAVINVISAISVVGVAIATMALVVILSVFNGFHDLVASLFTNFDPQIQVVPAVGKTISADAISINKIKKMPQVAVATECVEDMALAVYRDKQLMVRVKGVQDNFPELTNIQKILYGEGNFETHAGILQYGIFGVRAAQTLGFGTRWEGFLRIYAPIKEGQVDPSNPTTAFVVDSLLSPDVIFIANQQKYDKDHVVTSIDFARNLFGEQGMISSLEIKLKPGADIDAVKKEMQNIGGKELKVLDRFEQQEDTFKIMQVEKMIAYIFLTFIVIVASFNIIGSLSMLILDKKNDVETLRKLGATDKQIVSIFLFEGRLIAFFGALLGISLGLLLCWLQQTFGLVALGESSGTFIVNAYPVSVHYIDVLLVLITVIITGWLSVWYPVRTLSKRFLK; from the coding sequence ATGAATCTACCCTTTTTCATTGCCCGTCGCTATCTTTTTTCAAAGAAAAGCACCGCAGTTATCAATGTAATCTCAGCCATATCGGTTGTAGGTGTAGCCATTGCAACTATGGCTTTAGTGGTGATATTAAGCGTATTCAATGGTTTTCACGATTTAGTTGCTTCTCTATTCACCAACTTCGACCCTCAAATTCAAGTGGTTCCAGCTGTCGGAAAAACCATTTCTGCAGATGCAATCTCAATCAACAAGATAAAGAAAATGCCACAAGTTGCTGTTGCAACAGAGTGTGTAGAGGATATGGCTCTTGCCGTTTATAGAGACAAACAGCTGATGGTGAGAGTAAAAGGAGTGCAAGATAACTTTCCAGAACTAACCAACATACAAAAGATTTTGTATGGAGAAGGCAACTTTGAAACACATGCAGGCATTCTACAATATGGTATATTTGGAGTGAGAGCTGCGCAAACTCTTGGCTTTGGAACACGTTGGGAGGGCTTTCTTCGTATCTATGCGCCAATCAAAGAGGGGCAAGTAGACCCTTCAAACCCCACTACTGCGTTTGTGGTAGATTCGCTCTTATCGCCCGATGTCATTTTTATTGCCAATCAACAAAAATACGATAAAGACCACGTTGTCACTTCGATAGACTTTGCTCGTAACCTTTTTGGCGAGCAAGGTATGATTTCTTCGCTCGAAATAAAGCTCAAACCAGGAGCCGATATCGATGCAGTAAAAAAAGAAATGCAAAATATTGGAGGAAAAGAGCTAAAGGTTCTCGACCGATTTGAGCAACAAGAAGACACGTTTAAGATTATGCAAGTAGAGAAGATGATTGCTTATATCTTCCTCACTTTTATTGTTATTGTAGCAAGTTTCAATATTATTGGATCGTTGTCGATGCTTATTCTCGACAAAAAGAACGATGTTGAGACGCTAAGAAAGCTGGGAGCAACCGACAAGCAAATTGTAAGTATCTTTTTATTCGAAGGTCGTTTAATTGCATTCTTTGGTGCTCTATTGGGCATTTCGCTTGGTTTATTGCTCTGTTGGTTACAACAAACATTCGGACTTGTTGCTTTGGGTGAAAGCAGTGGCACCTTTATTGTGAACGCTTATCCCGTTAGTGTGCACTACATCGATGTGCTTTTGGTGCTCATCACCGTTATCATTACGGGTTGGTTGTCGGTGTGGTATCCTGTTCGCACCTTGAGTAAGCGATTCTTAAAGTAG
- a CDS encoding OmpH family outer membrane protein, which translates to MKKIILMLALVMPMTVFAQKFGHCNQQEILSAMPELARVRGEIEAAAKQYENELTAMQDEFKKKVEEYEKTKATMNATKQQETETSLGTLQQKLQQAYTDNQQALQKLQQEKMQPLVTKIQKAIENVGKAGNYVYIMDVSLGIPYISSTLSTDVTAAIKAEMNKLK; encoded by the coding sequence ATGAAGAAGATTATTTTGATGTTGGCATTAGTTATGCCTATGACAGTATTTGCACAGAAGTTTGGTCACTGCAATCAGCAAGAGATTTTGTCTGCAATGCCAGAGTTAGCAAGGGTTCGTGGAGAGATTGAAGCAGCTGCTAAGCAATACGAAAACGAATTAACTGCAATGCAAGATGAATTCAAAAAGAAGGTTGAAGAGTATGAAAAGACCAAAGCAACCATGAATGCTACAAAGCAACAAGAAACAGAAACAAGTTTAGGAACTTTGCAACAAAAGCTTCAACAAGCATATACCGACAATCAACAAGCACTTCAAAAGCTTCAACAAGAGAAGATGCAACCTTTAGTTACAAAGATTCAAAAGGCTATAGAGAATGTTGGTAAGGCAGGAAACTACGTTTATATTATGGATGTTTCTTTGGGTATTCCTTATATTAGCAGCACTCTTAGCACAGATGTAACAGCTGCAATTAAGGCTGAAATGAATAAATTGAAATAA
- the rbfA gene encoding 30S ribosome-binding factor RbfA has protein sequence MQETRQNKVARLFQKELSLIFQNQTRAMMGMMVSVTRCKVSPDLGVCTAYLSVFPSEKGDEILENIRANYKSIRFELGKKIGKQVRIVPELRFFIDDSLDYLERIDELLAK, from the coding sequence ATGCAAGAAACAAGACAAAATAAAGTAGCTCGCCTGTTTCAGAAAGAATTGAGCTTAATTTTTCAAAATCAAACACGTGCCATGATGGGCATGATGGTATCGGTAACACGTTGCAAAGTATCTCCCGATTTAGGCGTATGTACCGCTTATCTCAGCGTATTTCCATCAGAAAAAGGAGACGAAATACTAGAGAATATCCGTGCAAACTATAAAAGTATTCGTTTTGAATTAGGCAAAAAGATAGGCAAGCAAGTGCGAATCGTTCCCGAACTACGTTTCTTTATCGACGATTCACTCGATTACTTAGAGCGCATCGACGAACTATTGGCAAAATAA
- a CDS encoding isoprenyl transferase — translation MESINLDKQRVPRHIAIIMDGNGRWATQKGKDRSYGHQAGVDTVRRITSECVSLGVEYLTLYTFSTENWNRPETEVAALMGLVLSSLEDEIFMKNNVRFRVIGDMSRLPEAVQHKLRETELHTEKNTAMTMVVALSYSSRWEITEATKRIATKVQSGEIAINDITEDMLSQNMETLFMPDPELLIRTGGEQRISNYLLWQIAYSELYFCDTFWPDFNEEDLHKAIADYQSRQRRFGKTEAQVEDECNE, via the coding sequence ATGGAAAGTATCAACCTCGACAAACAACGTGTTCCACGCCATATAGCCATTATTATGGATGGAAATGGTCGCTGGGCAACTCAAAAAGGCAAAGATCGAAGCTATGGACATCAAGCTGGTGTTGATACAGTTCGACGCATAACATCAGAGTGTGTTAGCTTAGGTGTTGAATACTTAACCCTTTATACTTTCTCAACAGAGAACTGGAATAGACCCGAAACCGAAGTTGCAGCGTTGATGGGACTTGTGTTATCTTCATTAGAAGACGAGATCTTTATGAAGAATAATGTTCGCTTTAGAGTGATAGGAGATATGAGTCGTTTGCCAGAAGCAGTTCAACATAAACTGAGAGAAACAGAACTTCATACTGAAAAAAATACTGCAATGACAATGGTTGTAGCACTTAGCTATTCTTCGAGATGGGAAATTACAGAAGCAACGAAGCGTATTGCAACGAAAGTGCAAAGCGGTGAAATTGCAATAAACGATATTACAGAAGATATGTTGTCGCAAAATATGGAGACATTGTTTATGCCCGACCCTGAACTTCTTATACGAACAGGTGGCGAACAACGTATTTCTAACTATCTATTGTGGCAGATTGCTTACTCAGAATTGTATTTCTGTGATACGTTTTGGCCCGATTTTAACGAAGAAGATTTGCATAAAGCAATAGCAGATTATCAAAGTAGACAACGTAGATTTGGTAAAACAGAAGCTCAAGTAGAAGATGAATGTAATGAATAA
- a CDS encoding DUF6089 family protein produces MTIKIFIEKRLLCLLFAFCALTAYAQSDDEYKMEIGAGVGLMSYQGDFNGSILKNQQPVASIVLKRVFNPYMALGFRSTFGTLKGSSEGLATFYTPYYNNVYTFKNKVFDLSAVYEYNFWPYGTGQDYRGARKLTPYILGGIGATYVKSDVKNILTANIPLGLGLKYKMGERTNLSVQWTMHFALSDGLDGVKDPYGIASSGMFKNTDSYSALQVSLTYSFAAKCRTCHNDDE; encoded by the coding sequence ATGACTATAAAGATATTCATCGAAAAACGCTTGCTTTGCTTGTTGTTTGCTTTTTGTGCTTTGACAGCTTATGCACAGAGTGATGATGAATATAAAATGGAGATAGGTGCAGGTGTGGGCTTGATGAGTTATCAAGGCGATTTTAATGGAAGCATCCTGAAAAATCAACAACCAGTAGCATCGATCGTTCTGAAAAGGGTGTTCAATCCCTATATGGCATTGGGTTTTCGGTCTACATTTGGAACACTAAAGGGTAGCTCAGAGGGTTTAGCAACATTCTACACTCCCTATTATAATAATGTGTACACATTCAAAAATAAAGTGTTCGACCTATCGGCAGTTTACGAATATAACTTCTGGCCGTATGGAACAGGGCAAGATTATCGAGGTGCTCGCAAACTTACACCTTATATATTAGGAGGTATTGGAGCAACTTATGTGAAATCAGATGTCAAGAATATACTCACAGCAAATATTCCTTTAGGACTTGGCTTGAAGTATAAAATGGGTGAAAGAACCAACTTGTCTGTTCAATGGACAATGCACTTTGCCCTAAGTGATGGGTTAGATGGAGTGAAAGACCCTTATGGCATTGCTTCTTCAGGGATGTTTAAAAACACCGATAGCTATTCGGCATTGCAAGTAAGTCTCACTTATAGCTTTGCAGCCAAATGCAGAACATGTCATAACGATGATGAATAA
- a CDS encoding OmpH family outer membrane protein, with protein MRKIIFSLIMLLLPFVAKAQESGLRYGYISYQEAVKALPEYAQSQQNMATLKAKYDAEMQRVEDEFNKKYEDFLAGQRDFAPSILRKRQAELQELMQKNVAFKEEAQRLLQQAEQDSNNQLYSTLNAIIEQLAVTRNLSFVLNTDNNAVPFINKVQAEDLLPLVKDALK; from the coding sequence ATGAGGAAAATAATATTCTCTTTAATCATGCTTTTATTGCCTTTCGTGGCAAAAGCGCAAGAAAGTGGATTGCGTTATGGTTATATCAGCTATCAAGAAGCCGTAAAAGCACTTCCAGAGTATGCTCAATCGCAACAAAACATGGCAACTCTTAAGGCCAAGTATGATGCAGAGATGCAGCGAGTAGAAGACGAGTTCAATAAAAAATACGAAGATTTTTTAGCAGGACAACGTGATTTTGCTCCTTCAATTCTTCGCAAACGCCAAGCAGAGCTACAAGAACTAATGCAAAAGAACGTTGCATTCAAAGAAGAGGCACAACGCTTATTGCAACAAGCAGAGCAAGATTCTAACAACCAACTCTATAGCACACTCAATGCAATTATAGAGCAATTGGCTGTAACACGCAATCTTTCATTTGTTCTTAATACCGACAATAACGCAGTACCTTTTATCAATAAGGTACAAGCAGAAGATCTTTTACCTCTTGTAAAAGACGCTTTGAAATAA
- a CDS encoding DUF4595 domain-containing protein — MKKKVLLGLLVCVVGLFSACSSDNNDDNKGGNTVVTGEKIIGFTDNKGNVLSDFQYDKQGRLVSVTLETNSDEGKEKNIITYKYSENLIEAQSTGDREAVSTFYLKNGKIINSTFKAEDVDIIKYTYDINDQLSKVTTKDNTINISWQKGNITQIITQYKNDNIIHKFVYTNHSAKNFIPLSELEDCIPVIDSVDPILFMQGYYGKYVTNLVETAFTNHTPILTPTDEVENITYTYTLDNKGKVVKITDNKGNIGNYTWK; from the coding sequence ATGAAAAAGAAAGTTTTATTAGGCTTATTGGTTTGTGTTGTGGGCTTATTCAGCGCATGTTCATCAGACAACAACGATGATAACAAAGGTGGAAATACCGTTGTTACAGGTGAGAAGATTATTGGTTTTACAGACAATAAAGGTAATGTTCTCAGCGATTTTCAATACGATAAGCAAGGAAGATTGGTGAGTGTAACACTAGAAACCAATTCGGATGAGGGCAAAGAAAAAAACATTATTACCTATAAGTATTCTGAAAATTTGATAGAAGCACAGTCTACAGGGGACCGAGAGGCTGTAAGTACATTCTATTTAAAAAATGGAAAGATAATCAACAGCACGTTTAAAGCTGAAGATGTAGATATTATTAAATACACATACGATATCAATGATCAACTAAGTAAAGTGACAACAAAAGACAACACTATCAATATTTCATGGCAAAAAGGTAATATTACACAGATAATTACTCAGTATAAGAATGATAATATCATTCACAAGTTTGTTTATACCAATCATTCAGCTAAAAACTTTATTCCTTTAAGCGAATTAGAAGACTGCATTCCTGTTATAGATTCCGTTGATCCAATTTTATTTATGCAGGGTTACTATGGCAAATATGTAACTAATTTGGTTGAAACTGCATTCACTAATCACACACCAATCCTTACTCCTACAGACGAAGTAGAAAATATTACCTACACTTACACCCTTGATAACAAAGGAAAAGTGGTGAAAATTACAGACAATAAAGGTAATATCGGAAACTATACTTGGAAATAA
- a CDS encoding dihydrodipicolinate synthase family protein: MEKIKGLIDAPFTPFYSNGEVNYEPIERYAAMLKNNGLKGVFINGSSGEGYMLTEEERMKLAEAWMKAAPSDFKVIVHVGSTCVKTSRRLAEHAQKIGAFGIGAMATPFPKVGRIEELVKYCEEIAAGAPQLPFYYYHIPAFNGAYLSMLEFLKAVDGRIPNFAGIKYTYESLYEYNQCRLYANGKFDMLHGQDETILPCLAMGGAQGGIGGTTNYNGRCLTAILKAWEEGNIEEARELQNFGQEVINVICRYRGNIVGGKRIMKLIGLDLGPNRTPFQNITDDEERALKAELEAIDFFNKCNVF, from the coding sequence ATGGAAAAGATCAAAGGATTAATCGATGCGCCATTCACACCCTTTTATAGTAATGGTGAGGTGAATTATGAGCCAATTGAACGCTATGCAGCGATGCTAAAGAATAATGGTTTGAAAGGAGTTTTTATCAATGGTTCGAGCGGAGAGGGTTATATGCTCACAGAAGAAGAGCGTATGAAACTTGCAGAAGCATGGATGAAAGCAGCTCCAAGCGATTTCAAAGTGATTGTACATGTGGGTAGTACTTGCGTAAAAACAAGTAGACGACTTGCAGAACACGCACAAAAGATCGGTGCATTCGGTATTGGTGCCATGGCAACTCCATTTCCAAAGGTTGGAAGAATAGAAGAGTTGGTGAAGTATTGTGAGGAAATTGCAGCAGGAGCACCACAGCTTCCATTCTATTATTATCACATTCCTGCATTCAATGGAGCCTACCTTTCAATGCTAGAATTCTTGAAAGCAGTAGACGGAAGAATTCCTAATTTTGCAGGAATCAAATACACTTACGAAAGTTTATACGAATATAACCAATGTCGTTTGTATGCAAATGGCAAGTTTGATATGCTTCATGGACAAGATGAAACTATCCTTCCATGTCTCGCAATGGGTGGAGCTCAAGGTGGAATCGGTGGAACAACCAACTATAATGGTCGCTGTTTAACCGCAATATTGAAGGCTTGGGAAGAAGGAAACATCGAAGAAGCACGTGAACTTCAAAACTTTGGTCAAGAAGTAATAAATGTTATATGCCGTTATCGTGGTAATATTGTGGGCGGAAAGCGCATTATGAAGCTCATAGGATTAGACCTCGGACCTAACAGAACACCATTCCAAAACATCACAGATGATGAAGAACGTGCATTGAAAGCAGAACTCGAAGCAATCGATTTCTTCAATAAATGTAACGTATTCTAA